Below is a window of Diaminobutyricibacter sp. McL0608 DNA.
CGACCGTCACCGGTTGCGTCGCGTCGCTGGACAGTTGGCTCGAGATGAGGAACTCGTTCCAGGAGGAGATGAACGCGAGGATCGCCGTCGTGAAGACGGCCGGCGCGGCCAGCGGAAGGATGATCTTCCGGAACGCCTGGGCCTGGGTGCACCCGTCGATCCTCGCCGACTCCTCGAGGTCCCACGGCATCTCGCGGAAGAACGAGGTGAGGGTGAAGACCGTCAGGGGCAGGACGAACGAGATCTCGGGGATGATCAGGGCCTGGTAGGTTCCGATCCAGCCGATGTTCGTGAACAGCTGGAACAGCGGCGTGATGAGGGCGACGCCCGGGAACATCGAGGCGCCGAGGACGATGCCGAGAACGATCCCCTTGGCGAGGAAGTCGAGCCTGGCGAGCGCGTACGAGGCGAAGATACCGACTACGAGGCCGACGACCGTCACGCAGACACCGATGATGAGGCTGTTGATGATCGCCTGGACGAGGTGGTTGCCTCCGCTGGTGGACAGCGCAGTCGCGTAGTTGTCCCAGGTGAAATGCGTCGGACCGGGTGTCGTCTCGAACGTGTACCCGACCTCGCGGAACGAGGTCACGATCATCCAGTAGAACGGGATGATGCACCAGAGCACGATGATCAGAGCGCTGACGCTGGTGCGGATGCCCTGGTTGCGGTTGCGCCGGCGGAACTTCTTCTTCGCCTCGACGTCGAGCGTGTGCGAGGGGCCTTTGCCCGAGGTGGCCGTTGAGGGGCTGGCTACGGTAGTCATTCTGCTTTCACACCCTTCTGCTGGTTCTCGGTCGTTCGCACGACGTTCGCTCCGAGGAAGCGTACGAAGATGAATGCGACGAGGAAGATGATGAGGAACGTGATCGTCGACAGGGCTGAAGCACTGTTGAAGCCCTGCCTGATCTGTTT
It encodes the following:
- a CDS encoding carbohydrate ABC transporter permease, whose translation is MTTVASPSTATSGKGPSHTLDVEAKKKFRRRNRNQGIRTSVSALIIVLWCIIPFYWMIVTSFREVGYTFETTPGPTHFTWDNYATALSTSGGNHLVQAIINSLIIGVCVTVVGLVVGIFASYALARLDFLAKGIVLGIVLGASMFPGVALITPLFQLFTNIGWIGTYQALIIPEISFVLPLTVFTLTSFFREMPWDLEESARIDGCTQAQAFRKIILPLAAPAVFTTAILAFISSWNEFLISSQLSSDATQPVTVAIASFTGSQPHEEPYTTIMAAGTIVTIPIIILVLVFQRRIVAGLTAGGVKG